The Gloeomargarita lithophora Alchichica-D10 genomic sequence CAGCGGGGCTTATCCACCGTAGATTTGGGGTCATAATAGGCACTGTTTGCATCAAATTGGCTGGGGTCAACCAGGTTAATTTTGGTAATTTCCATCAAACCAAAAATGCCGGGTGGGTCAGCATTAGAATGATAAAAAAATGCCCGTTCTCCCACCTGCATCTGCCGGAGAAAATTTCTGGCTTGGTAATTGCGAACCCCGTCCCAAAGGGTAGAACTATCCCGTTGCAGATGCTCAATGCTGTACACATTTGGCTCCGATTTCATTAACCAATAGGCCATCATTGCGCCCCAGTAATGCGATTTTAATAGTTTCCCATAGAAACCCCTTGCCCCCAAAATTCTCTGTTACAATCAAGCCTATGACCCAATCTCCCCCCGCTCCCCGCAAACCCGACTGGCTGAGGGTGAAATTAGGCCAAGGGCCAGTATTCGGCCAAGTCAAGCATTTGTTACGAGATTTACAGCTAAATACGGTTTGTGAAGAAGCCTCCTGCCCCAATATCGGTGAATGTTTCAGCCAGGGCACGGCCACCTTTTTGATGATGGGACCCGCCTGCACCAGAGCTTGTCCCTACTGCGATATTGATTTTGTCAAAAAGCCCCCCGCTCCCGACCCGCAGGAACCCCAGCGTTTGGCTGAAGCGGTGCGACGCTTGAATTTGCAACACGTTGTTATTACTTCAGTCAACCGGGATGACCTACCGGACGGTGGAGCAAAGCAGTTTGCCGATTGTATTAGCAAAGTAAGAGAATTTTGCCCCAAAACCACCATCGAAGTCCTGATCCCCGACCTGTGTGGGAATTGGGAGGCTTTAGAAGTAATTCTGGCCGCTCGCCCAGATGTCCTGAATCATAATACGGAAACCGTACCGCGTTTGTACCGCCGGGTGCGCCCCCAAGGGGAATACAATCGCAGTTTATTATTATTACGCAAAACCCGGGAACTTCGCCCGCAAATTTACACCAAATCCGGCTTGA encodes the following:
- a CDS encoding EVE domain-containing protein, yielding MAYWLMKSEPNVYSIEHLQRDSSTLWDGVRNYQARNFLRQMQVGERAFFYHSNADPPGIFGLMEITKINLVDPSQFDANSAYYDPKSTVDKPRWWTVVVTYLQTCTSPLTLGELRQHYEPAELLVIRPGNRLSVLPVPPEIALDIAAKTGLNL
- the lipA gene encoding lipoyl synthase, which translates into the protein MTQSPPAPRKPDWLRVKLGQGPVFGQVKHLLRDLQLNTVCEEASCPNIGECFSQGTATFLMMGPACTRACPYCDIDFVKKPPAPDPQEPQRLAEAVRRLNLQHVVITSVNRDDLPDGGAKQFADCISKVREFCPKTTIEVLIPDLCGNWEALEVILAARPDVLNHNTETVPRLYRRVRPQGEYNRSLLLLRKTRELRPQIYTKSGLMVGLGETWDEVVQVMQDLRQVDCDLLTLGQYLQPSPKHLPLSRYVPPAEFDQWRTVGEAMGFLQVVASPLTRSSYHAAEVRRLMERYPRP